CAGGAGTCTCTGCTTGTTCAAGGTGACAGATGGTGAAACAGAAATGACCTAATGGATCCCTAAACACCCGGTTACATCTTTTCTCCAGGAATGCAGTTTCCCATTGCAGACTATTTGACTACACTTGATAAAAGGCCAGGGAAGGACCAGGATTGAGGCTGGGTGTTCTGTTGGCTGAACCCTTGTCTGGAGTCACCCTGAAAGTGGTGGCAGGGGAGTTCCTGCAAGGGACTGCCCCAAACCTTTCCAGCATGAGAGCCAGTTGGGATTCCAAAGGAAGAAACACTTAATGCCAGAGTGGTCAGTCCAAAGCATTTGTTAGGGAACTTACATGCAGAGGGGGGCTGCAGTGTGCCCTCATGAGGGACAGCCAGGAAAGAGGTTGTGCCTGGGCACACCACACTGAGGGGGTGGGGTGTGGAGTTTCTATGAGAGTGCAAGGAATCTGGCTGGGGTGGGACCGGTTTCCACATGCTTAGCAACACGTCAGATCTTTCAGTGTTCCAGGTAACAACCTAAACCTGTGTCAGTGTCTGGGAAGATGCAAGCCCCAGCCAGGGTTTCAGCCTGCAGGGGGAGCATGTAGCTGATTAGGTCAGAGTGGTCAAGGCACTCAGTCAGGACAAAGGAAACGCTGGGGGGACGAAATGGGGGACCCAACACTGAGGCAGGGGACACATGCCCTGTTTAGAGCCCATGGGGCAGACCCTGCCAGGCCAGAGCAGGGGAGAGCCCTGGCCAAGGCACTCCGCACAGCGAGCCTGCCATCCGGGTACATTTGTACCTTGCAGGGTCCTCTCAGTCAGTCTTGCTGATGCTGTCAACACCCTGAGCCCAGGGAAATCCATCCCACTAAAATAAAGCTCTGGCCCAAGTGTGGTTGCAGATCTTTCTTGGCTATCTTAAAGAGTAAGCAAATTACAAATCAAAGAATCTCTGAACCAGTGGTCTTCATCCGAGAAAGATTCTGGTGGTCAGAAGGAAAGTCTCAAGCATTCAGACTGTGGCAGGAACCCTGTCATGGAATCTGGCTGCTAAACCCGAAAGCAAGAGGGTTGACCACTGTTTGCGGAACACTCGGGTAGGTAGGAAACAATGAAAGAGCTTCCGaaatcaaaagcagaaacccAACTCCAGGACTTGGTGACGGCAGTACTTCCTGCCCGTCACCATCTGGGGCAGCTCAGACGTACAGTCCACGTGGATGCACCTTGAGGATGAGGCAGCGCCACCCTGCTGCTGCTGCGGCTGATGGCAGCGTCCGGGCAGACTAGGGTTGCTGTCCAGGCCAGGTGTGCACCAGCCGCACCTATCTTTCCCTAAATGGACCCGTGGCATGTGTCCTTTCAAAACGTTCCCTTGGCAGTGTGCTCCTTGCATGGCTTTGCTCCTGGGACACATCCTCAAGGGTCCCCTGCACACAACCAAGGGCTTCTGGGGCACGACCTGTCTTCAGTGGTTCTGAGTCTCAGGACATGGGGCTGATGCAGAGCCTCTAGCTGCAGCAGCCTTGATGGAAATGTGTAGACACAAATGTTGCCTAAGGAGCACGAGTACCGCAGGTGCTGCAGTGACGGAGCTCGCCCATTCCTAATCATTGTGCTTTGTGTCTCCTCAGGGAGAAACAAAGGCAGCACTGCCCTCGGGGGAGCATTGGCCCTGGCGGAACGCAGCAGCCGCGAAGGATCCAGCCAGAGGATGCCACGCCAGCCCAGCGCTACCAGACTACCCAAGGGGGGGCGGGCCTGGGAAGAGCCCTATGCGGGGCAGCACCTAGGATGGGGCAGAGACTTGTCACATCTTTGTTCCCAGCAAAGGCTACGTGTTATCTCCTTCAGTTAATAATAAACCTTTCTGAGATGCAGAGGGTCCAGGTCAGATgttctctaacttttttttttttttaatattaaggcATAGACTTAGAATGAGTTTTCTGGACTCAAAGGTATCTGGACTGCCAGGTCTTTTATAAACAGATGTCAACAAGCTTCACTTGAAGTGAAATGtgggaggttttttgtttgtttgtttgttttcgagagacggagtctctgtcgcccaggctagattgcagtggtgtgatctcagctcactgcaagctctgcctcccgggttcatgcctttctcctgcctcagcctcctgagtaactgggactacaggtgcccgccaccatgaccggctaattttgttgtatttttagtagagacggggtttcaccgtgttagccaggatggtctcgatctcccaccTCATGGGAGGTTTTCTACCAAGACAGCTGACAGTGCTGAGGGACAGGGTGGCTGTGTGCGTGCAGAGAGGGCGAATGCTGCCCTCCAGGTTACGGTGGAGCACTGGGGTCAGCATGGATGTGTTGTGACCTTCTGCGGGTCATGAATGCTGTGCAGAACTTGGGGAATACCCTTTCCCCCTCTAAAATGTCCTGACCTTACACATTTGACCCACAGCTTTAGAGACTTCACGGACGAGCCCCATCCACAGACCTCCAACGCTTCACTTCTAGTCTCTTCCTTTTGGCCAGCATGACCCATCAATAAAGAAGCCCAAACCCTCGCAAATTCAATTGAAAACCCTGACTCTGCTTTCCTAGAATTTAGGAAATCTACACTTTGAACGCTTGGCTTTGAAGAAACACTGTTTTCCCCTGGTCCGTTTACTTCCGTGGCAGCTGCTTAAGTATGTACAGTCCTGCTGCACCCAACCCCACGCCAGCAGGGCAGGCTGGCACCCCACTGCTGTCCATGCAGTCTCTGGGGTCCCACCAGCTCCTGTAAGGCAGAACTAAGCTGCATGACACACAGAGGTCTTGGTTTTGTACAGAACCTTTAATTGCAAACAACTTGAAAGCAGCCATCCTGGGGGTGGCAGGGGAGAACTCACCGCACCCTCCCCTCAGTATTCTtcgccttcctcagcctcagcTTCCACGGAATCCACGCCCACCTCTTCGTAATCCTTCTCCAGAGCTGCTAGGTCCTCCCGGGCCTCAGAGAACTCTCCCTCTTCCATGCCTTCGCCCACGTACCAGTGCACAAAGGCCCGCTTGGCATACATGAGATCGAACTTATGGTCCAGGCGGGCCCAGGCCTCCGCGATGGCCGTGGTGTTGCTCAGCATGCACACGGCCCGCTGCACCTTGGCCAGGTCTCCCCCAGGGACCACTGTGGGGGGCTGGTAGTTAATGCCCACCTGCCGGAGAAGGGAAATGAAGCAGTCTGTGAAGCTTATATCAAACCTAGAAATGGTAGCTACTTTTCCTCCAACAGAAGACAAGGAGAATGTCACCTTGTAGGTGACAAGGAGAATACTCAGTTCACCTCACAAACGTCACTAAGCCCTTCTCTGCGCCAGGCAGGGTGATAGTTCCAGATGGAGAACACAGAAAGGAACCTTGGAGGTAGCCACCCTGGTGGGATCCTAAGCTACCTAAACGGCTGTGTCCTAGTACCTGTGACATGTGATAGGTGCCCAGGTGAAGACAGTCTTCCCTCTGAAAATGTATGCTGCTTGTCTTCTTTGTAGATTACAATTAAATTCTGTAGCTAAACTTTTTCCACCCAGATAGATTCAGAGTACACATCTCTTCCCCATGCTATCACAAGGAACATCATACCCACTTCTGACCCACAAAACAAGCCACTGTGGATATGCAAAGGTAGCAGATCATGGGTCAAGAGTCCTATGAATGCTGCTACCACAGCATCAGGAAGTGGTCGAAGTGGTCCATGTGCCTGCCTAAGTAGGGGCTGGCATTCCAAGGTGGTAACCAAAGGGGAAGCATTCCAAGTTTCAGAACTCGGGATTAACATGACCTGAGGTCCTAGCAGCAGTGCACAGGGTCAACTAGAGCAGGGATCAGCACACTTGTTCTATAAATGACAacatcaggccaggtgtggtggctcaagcctgtgaccccagcactttgggagactgaggcgggcagatcacgtgaggccaggggtttgagaccagcctggccaacatggcgaaaccccatgtctactaaaaatacaaatactagctgggtgcagtggctcatgcctgtaatccagcacttgggaggctaaggcgggtggatcacctgaggccaggagttcgagaccagcctggctaacatggcaaaatcccatctctactaaaaataaaaaaattagcaggtgcctgtaatcccagctacttgggaggctgaggcagagaacttcttgaacctgggaggtggaggatgcagtgagccaagatcgcgctactgcactgcaacctgggtgacaaagcgagactgtctcaaaaaaaaaaaattacccgggcgtagtggtgcatgtctgtggtcccagctactcgggaggctgaggtgagagaatcgcttgagcctgagggcagaggttgcagtgagccaggatcacactaCTGTACCTCAGCCTGGGgtacaaagcaagaccctatctcaaaaaattaataaataaataaataaatctcaccACAGATATATAGTGTGATGACTCAGAAATAGAGTTCAAAAGACATcactgggctgggcccagtggctcacgactgtaatcccggcactttgggaggctgaggtgggcagatcgcctgaggtcaggagttcaagaccaacctggccaacatggtgaaaccccgtctctactgaaaatacaaaaattagctgggtgtagtggcaggtacttgtaatcccagctacttgggagggtgaggccggagaattgcttgaacccgggaggcagagttgcagtgagctgagatcataccactgcattccagcctggtcgacagagcaagactgtctcaaaaaaaaaaaaaaaaaaaaattcagtgattcAATTATCAACTCTGGTTCACTACTTTATGCCCACATGCCTAGCCCATGGAACAGGGATACTCTCCCCAAAGGATGCAGGCCTTCAGGGACAGTGTTATTTTGTGCGTCTGCTGCTTGCAGAAAGTCCTCCACATCACCCAGTCATACCTTAAATCCAGTCGGGCACCAATCCACAAACTGGATAGTGCGCTTGGTCTTGATGGTGGCGATGGCCGCGTTGACGTCTTTGGGGACCACGTCCCCCCTGTACAACATGCAGCAGGCCATGTACTTGCCATGGCGAGGGTCACACTTGACCATCTGATTGGCTGGCTCGAAGCAGGCATTGGTGATCTCGGCCACGGACAGCTGCTCGTGGTAGGCCTTCTCGGCTGAGATGACCGGGGCGTAGGTGGCCAGGGGGAAGTGGATGCGGGGGTATGGCACTAGGTTGGTCTGGAATTCCGTCAAGTCCACATTCAGGGCCCCATCGAATCGCAGGGAGGCCGTGATGGAGGACACGATCTGCCCAATCAGGCGATTGAGGTTGGTGTACGTGGGACGCTCGATGTCCAGGTTGCGCCGACATATGTCATAGATGGCTTCATTGTCGACCATGAAGGCGCAGTCAGAATGTTCCAGGGTCGTGTGGGTGGTCAGGATGGAGTTGTAGGGCTCCACCACGGCCGTGGAGACCTGGGGGGCTGGGTAAATGGCAAACTCTAGCTTGGACTTCTTGCCGTAATCCACTGAGAGCCGCTCCATGAGCAGAGATGCAAACCCAGAGCCAGTGCCGCCCCCAAAGCTGTGGAAGATGAGGAAGCCCTGCAGTCCCGTGCACAGATCCGCCTGAGAGAAACCAGACAACGTGAGTCAATGCCCGTGGAAGCCACACCACCAACTTCCAACAAGCCAGGGCCACTTCTCTTTGCCTCTGAAGACTTGATAAGGATTCAAATCATCCATGATAAACACGCAGTACACTTTGAGGCAAAGAAAAGCAGACAAAGATCTACAGACAAATCACCATTGCAGACTCAGTAGGACTCAAGATGCTGgtctaagtttttgtttgtttgcttgtttgtgatggaatcttgctctgttgcccaggctagagtgcagtggtgcaatctcagctcactgcaacctctgcctcccaggttcaagcaattctcctgcctcagcctctc
Above is a genomic segment from Piliocolobus tephrosceles isolate RC106 unplaced genomic scaffold, ASM277652v3 unscaffolded_41066, whole genome shotgun sequence containing:
- the LOC113223361 gene encoding tubulin alpha-3 chain is translated as MPSDKTIGGGDDSFNTFFSETGAGKHVPRAVFVDLEPTVVDEVRTGTYRQLFHPEQLITGKEDAANNYARGHYTIGKEIVDLVLDRIRKLADLCTGLQGFLIFHSFGGGTGSGFASLLMERLSVDYGKKSKLEFAIYPAPQVSTAVVEPYNSILTTHTTLEHSDCAFMVDNEAIYDICRRNLDIERPTYTNLNRLIGQIVSSITASLRFDGALNVDLTEFQTNLVPYPRIHFPLATYAPVISAEKAYHEQLSVAEITNACFEPANQMVKCDPRHGKYMACCMLYRGDVVPKDVNAAIATIKTKRTIQFVDWCPTGFKVGINYQPPTVVPGGDLAKVQRAVCMLSNTTAIAEAWARLDHKFDLMYAKRAFVHWYVGEGMEEGEFSEAREDLAALEKDYEEVGVDSVEAEAEEGEEY